Proteins from a genomic interval of Antedon mediterranea chromosome 5, ecAntMedi1.1, whole genome shotgun sequence:
- the LOC140050457 gene encoding uncharacterized protein codes for MQFHSNRLNHATIKLHVFLCFCIVYCFDQRGVVMAITSTGNERVKPTEPETEYSTVTTIIVYEEDPTRSNDREMSTETEIGESITAGNSMMEASTTGSTHASLQSHSANYDVSTDNDSQTYKYKQTITTIQMSTIQEELLTTSRSKPVTKIRTSNPDQNNISPEPDPNLSTPNSTQNSVSSDPIQRNLTSRNLSDSDDKSTSSVPESFSYFYTNADDDDQNVRLTTTVKSRSDKGTMFSSTFVFCLIGIVAVLTTMFIIFLVAKLLHLCIKRSKRSKRKHSWKRTKTSISDTYFTIMSGRRPPLPPRNARKIQNEDVESPYQIPVVLLQHTNLNNIRKENLVYQNSEDPTIQIALENYATDDFKLQEAASATIVYKMENIYETAFHNNGFAPDENESESTPPANATDEESRAVKRYISMRCRPDKDLRSSACSEDSAKSEVDGDQLIDNYVNHLMKSDLEPVSPEYNTYDSLPNHYFFKQNSTISDNKLNTFPGNTNMQSSDYKEFKESPEDAQRNNDSLSKNSEITKTEMNSTGGKPTSINELENEYTLEPTETVDNIETTAHSKVFTEKQLLKRGISWSV; via the exons ATGCAGTTCCACAGTAATCGGTTAAACCATGCAACAATTAAGTTGCATGtgtttctttgtttttgtattgtttactgTTTCGACCAACGTGGAGTAGTAATGGCAATTACATCAACAG GGAATGAACGAGTAAAACCAACTGAACCAGAAACTGAATATTCCACAGTTACTACAATAATAGTTTACGAGGAGGACCCCACGAGGAGTAATGACAGGGAAATGAGTACAGAAACTGAAATAGGAGAAAGCATCACCGCAGGGAATTCCATGATGGAGGCATCAACAACAGGATCTACACATGCCTCCTTGCAATCACATTCTGCCAATTATGACGTTTCAACCGATAATGACTCACAGacttataaatataaacaaacaataaccaCAATACAGATGTCAACAATCCAAGAAGAACTTTTAACGACTTCTAGAAGCAAGCCGGTTACAAAAATACGTACTTCTAATCctgatcaaaataatatttctccTGAACCGGATCCGAATTTGTCCACACCTAATTCTACTCAAAATTCAGTTTCTTCAGATCCAATTCAACGTAATCTAACCTCACGAAACCTTTCCGATTCCGATGATAAAAGTACGTCTTCGGTTCCAGAATCGTTCAGTTATTTCTACACCaatgctgatgatgatgatcagaACGTAAGATTAACAACAACGGTGAAATCCAGGTCCGATAAAGGAACGATGTTCTCGTCGACGTTTGTGTTTTGCCTCATCGGAATTGTAGCGGTACTTACGACTATGTTCATTATCTTTCTTGTTGCaaaattattacatttgtgTATTAAAAG GTCAAAAAGGAGCAAAAGAAAACACTCTTGgaag AGAACTAAGACAAGCATTAGTGACACATATTTTACCATAATGAGCGGAAGAAGACCACCACTTCCACCGAGAAATGCCaggaaaatacaaaatgaaGATGTTGAATCGCCATACCAGATACCAGTAGTGCTGCTTCAACATACAAATCTGAACAACATACGTAAAGAAAACTTAGTTTATCAAAACTCTGAAGATCCAACCATTCAGATAGCGTTAGAAAATTACGCAACAGACGATTTTAAATTACAGGAAGCAGCGTCGGCAACGATTGTttataaaatggaaaatatataTGAAACAGCTTTTCACAATAACGGCTTCGCACCCGATGAAAATGAATCGGAAAGTACACCGCCTGCTAACGCAACAGACGAAGAATCACGCGCAGTAAAACGTTACATATCAATGCGTTGTCGGCCTGATAAAGACCTGCGAAGTAGCGCATGCTCAGAAGATAGCGCCAAAAGCGAAGTCGATGGCGATCAGTTAATTGACAATTATGTTAACCATTTAATGAAATCTGATTTAGAACCTGTTTCACCAGAGTATAATACGTATGACAGTCTTcctaatcattattttttcaaacaaaattcCACAATTTCCGACAATAAACTTAATACATTTCCAGGTAACACAAATATGCAATCGTCTGACTACAAAGAGTTCAAAGAATCGCCCGAGGACGCGCAACGAAACAACGATTCGTTGTCAAAAAATAGTGAAATTACAAAAACTGAAATGAACTCTACGGGCGGTAAGCCAACTAGCATAAATGAACTTGAAAATGAATACACGTTAGAGCCTACAGAAACTGTCGATAATATAGAAACGACAGCTCATTCAAAagttttcacagaaaaacagtTGTTAAAACGTGGAATATCATGGAGTGTATGA